Within the Beduinella massiliensis genome, the region CCTGCCCTTGCCCAATTCCTTCCGTCGTACTATACTTGGACGTGAACGACTTGGAAACGAGGGGGCACGCTGTACATGACTTATCACTGGACCCAGTGGCTGCTGTTTTTTTATCTGTACTGCTTTATCGGTTGGTGCTTTGAATCGACGGTCGTCTCCGTCTCCCAGCGCAAACCCGTAAACCGCGGCTTCATGAAAGGGCCCTTCCTGCCGATCTACGGATCGGGCGCGATCATGATCCTGCTCTTCACGTTGCCCGTCCGCACGAATTACGTGCTCGTCTTTTTGCTGGGCATGCTCGCCGCTACGATTTTGGAATACGTCACGGGCGCGTGCATGGAGCGGCTGTTTAAAGTCCGCTATTGGGATTACAGCCACAAGCGTTTCAACCTGCACGGCTACATCTGCCTGACCTCCTCGTTGGCCTGGGGCGCGCTCAGCGTCGCGCTGGTCGCGTTCCTGCAAACCTGGCTGGAGCGCTTCGTCTTCTACCTTTCGGACGACATGGCGGGCGCGTTGGTCTTCGTCGTGAGCGTCATCTTCGTGTACGACTTCGTTACGTCCTTCCGCTCGGCCTACAACCTGCGCAAGCTCATCGAGCAGAGCGAACTCCTGCGCCGCGAGGCGGAGGCGATCCGCGCGCGCGTGGCCTCCTTCGAGCAGGCGGCGGATCAGGCAAGGCAGGAGCTGCGCGAACGCACCGAGGACGTGCTGGACGACATCAGCGCGCGCGCGGCGGCGCTGCAAGACATGCCGGAGGAGATCCGGTCGGAACTGCGCGAACGCTACGCGGCCTGCCGGGAAACCATCGAGCGCCTGCGCGCGCAGTCCGGTCAGGACTTGAAGAAGCTGATCCGCCGCAACCCCAGCGCCACTTCCGTAAATTACAGGCAGGCCCTTGCGGACACGATCGAGCGCATCAAGAGCGTGGACGAGCGCGAGATCGAGCGCCTGGAAAGGGAGCAGAACCGATTTGCGCAGGGCATTAACTTTTACAAGCTGTTCTGGATCTTCTTCCTCGGCTGCTTCCTGGGCGTCGTGATCGAGACGCTCTTCTGCCTGCTGACGCGCGGGCACTATGAAAACCGTGTGGGCGTCATCTGGGGGCCCTTCAACCCCGTCTATGGCTTCGGATGCGTCGCGCTGACGCTGGGGCTGTACTTCCTGCGCTTCCACCGCGACCTGCACATTCTGTTCTTCGGCGCGGTCATCGGCAGCGTGGTCGAGTACATCTGCTCCTGGGGGCAGGAGATGGTCTTCGGTTCGACCTCTTGGGACTATTCCGCCATGCCCTACAACGTCAATGGGCGCATTTGCCTGCTATACGCGTTCTTCTGGGGCGTGCTCGCCTGCTACTGGATCAAAAACATCTTCCCGCTGCTCAACGGATGGATTTTCAGCATACCCGACAAGATCGGCAAGCCGCTCACCTGGGTCGTCTGCGCGCTGCTGTGCGCAGACATGGCGCTGAGCGCCTGGGCCGTACTGCGTTGGACCCTGCGCGACGCGGGCCAGCCTCCGCGTAACTTCGTGGAATCCTTCTTCGACGCGCGCTTTGGGGACGAACGAATGAAAGTCATCTTCCCGAATATGACGTTCAAGGCCGAATGACGCATAGGCAAAAGGACGCGGCATTCCCTCTCTCAAGGGAAACGCCGCGTCCTTTTTGTGCCTGATAGCCGTCATGCGCCGGCCGCGTCCCGCAGTGCGCGCTGCGTTGCCGCGTCCGCGACGCCCGTGCGTGAAAGCCCGGCGTCTGCCTGAAAAGCCTTGACCGCCTCTTCGGTTCCGGCGCCAAACTTACCGCTCTGTTCTCCCTTAAAGTAGCCCGCATCCGCCAGCCATCCCTGAAGCGCCGCGACGCCTTCGCTTTCGTTGCCCTTCTTGAGGGTAGTGCCCACAATGCCGTCCCGGGTGATGCCGTAACCGCGGATGCTCGCGTCGTCCAGCCGGTAGGTATAGCGCTGCACGTTCGTCGGCGAGGGACCGAGAATTTTGTTATTGCCCTCGATCGTGTGTACCAGAATCGTTCCGTCTACGTCCTTGGAGAGGTACTCCACGATGCCGACGTGGTCGATGCGGTTGTACTTGTACCATTCGATGTAGATCAGGTCGCCGCGGCGCGGGGTATAGGGGCGCTCCGCTGTGGAAACCGCGTCTTCCCAATACCACTGTTCGCCGTACCCCTTGAGCGTGCCCGTGGTCGTCACGTAGCGGCCGCGCGCAATAAACCAGTCCACACCCGTCTGGCACTCCGCCTGCATGGGATAGAGCACGTCCAGCAGCCGCTCTCCCGTGCGTTCACCCGCCTGCTCCGTACTCCAGGAGACGAACTCCGAGCACCACTCCTTGTAGGCGCCGCCCGCCCATTCGCCATATTTGCTGAACCCGCCTTTGGTGGCGGTATATCCAAGTTCCTCTACGCAGACCTCGAGCACCGCTTCGATTTGAGCGTCCACCGCATCTTCTGCAACTCCCTTTATGCCCGGCGTCATCAGCAGCAGCGCTGCCGCCAAAATGCAGGTCAATCGTCTCATAGCGTTCCCTCCATGCGTTGATCCTTCTTCCAATAGAACGAAGGACGCCGTGCAGCCGCTGCACAGCGTCCTTATTTTATCATAGAAAAAGGATGCCGTCAAACCGCGAGGCCGCGCCGGCGACCGGCTTTGCCTGACGGATGGAAGCCCGCGCTGCTTGGTGAAGCCCTGCGCTGAAAATAGTGGTTTATTAAACATTCATCATAAAAAACAAAATTGAAATATAGGCGAAAGAGGATATAATCATTATTGAAACGGGAGGGATTGCATGGAAGATATCATAAAAAAGCAAAAACGCGTGTGTCTGAACGAAGCCAGGCGACACTGGCAAGTCTATCTGATGATGGTTCCCGGCATCATTATATTGATTATTTTTTCATATCTTCCAATGCTGGGTTTGACCATGTGCTTTAACGACTTCAATCCAATTCTGGGCCTTCGCGGATTCTGGGAGAGCGATTGGGTGGGGCTGAAATGGTTTACAAAGTTTGTAAATTCGTTCTACTTTGAGCGTGTGATGCGAAACACCCTCCTGATGAGCATAGCCAAATTGCTGGCAGGGTTCTGGGTTCCTATTGCATTTGCGCTGCTGCTCAACGAAGAACGGAACGCCCGCATTCAAAAAGTCGTGCAAACCGTCAGCTACATGCCTCACTTTTTATCCTGGATCGTTATCATTGCGTTGATGAACGCGCTGTTTTCTCCTTCGGAAGGTTTGATAAACAATATCCGTACCTCCATCAACCTGCAGCCGATTTATTATATGGGCGAAGAGAAGTATTTCTACCCCATGATATTGGGCAGCTCCATTTGGTCGGACTTCGGATGGTCGTCCATCATTTACCTTGCAGCCATCAGCGGAATCGACCAGCAGATGTATGAAGCGGCGATTATAGACGGATGTTCGCGCCTGAAGCAGGCTTGGTATATCACCCTGCCCAGCATCCGTCCGCTGATCGTGATGCTGCTGCTTTTGCAGATTGGCGGTTTAATGGGCAGCAACTTCGATCAGGTATTTAATTACATCGGCAGCAATAGCAGTCTTTACGCTATCGGGGACGTGATTGACACGTACGTGTACCGTGTGGGGCTGACGGAATTTCAGTTGAGCTACGGCGCGGCAGTGGGACTGTTCCGCAGCGTAATCGCGTTAATTCTGCTTCTAAGCGCTAACTGGTTCACAAAGCGGATTGGCGATGACGGGCTGTTTTAATTGAGCAAAGGAGAGCTGACTATGAAACGGCTAACGCGCTCGCCCAAGGAGCGGTTTTTTGACAGTCTAATCCGTATTATACTGATCCTTGCCGCCATTCTTACACTCTTCCCCTTTCTGTACGTGGTCATGATCTCGCTGCTGTCCCCTGCGGAATACATGTCGCGGGGATTGGTATTCCCCCTGCGGCCAACGCTGAACAACTACGCGATGCTGTTCAAATGGGGGACCAAGATACAGAACGCTTATCTGGTAACCATTGGCACCACGGTGGTGGGCACGGCGATCTCCCTGTCGGCGACCGCGCTGTTGGCCTATGGCCTGTCCCGTCCGGCTTTGCCGGGCAAATCGTTCGTCAACGGCATGTTGGTGCTTACGATGTTCTTCAGCGGCGGTTTAATCCCCACCTACATGGTAATCAAAACCATAGGACTGATGAACACTTATTGGGCGCTCATCCTTCCCGGTTCCCTGTCGGTTTGGAACGTTATGGTGATGCGGACCTTCTTTAAGGAACTGCCGGTCGAGCTCGAGGAGTCCGCCGTTCTGGACGGCGCAAGCGACGCCCGTGTGGCGTTCAGCATCATGTTCCCGCTGTCCAAGGCGTCCTTTGCCACCATCGGGCTGTTCTACGCGGTGGGCTACTGGAACCAGTGGTACAGCGCGATGCTGTATCTGAACGATTCAAAAATGTACCCGCTGCAAATGGCCCTAAGAGAAATCATCAATACGAATGCCGCAACGGCTATGGACGCCACAAAGATGGCTGGAAAGATGATGGATAGCACGCCGCCCAGCATCGTAACCAAAATGACGTCCATCGTCGTCAGCATCGGCCCTGTTTTAATCCTCTATCCCTTTGTACAAAAATACTTTGTCAAGGGCGTAATGGTCGGTTCTCTCAAGGGGTGAGGATACCCATGCTTTTCAGCGGGAGGGATCATCGCCGCTGAGGAATAAAAATTATTTAAGGAGGTCCACCCATGAAACGAGTCCTTGCATGTTTCCTATCTGCGCTCCTTTTGTTGAGCTGTGCGACCCTGACCATGGCAGAAGAACGCACGGGGGAGCCCATCAAGTTGAACCTGTTCTCCCTAAACGGCGACTATAACACCGCTAACGGTGAAGAAGCCAAGAAAGCGGTTGAAGAAGCGAT harbors:
- a CDS encoding ABC transporter permease subunit, whose amino-acid sequence is MKRLTRSPKERFFDSLIRIILILAAILTLFPFLYVVMISLLSPAEYMSRGLVFPLRPTLNNYAMLFKWGTKIQNAYLVTIGTTVVGTAISLSATALLAYGLSRPALPGKSFVNGMLVLTMFFSGGLIPTYMVIKTIGLMNTYWALILPGSLSVWNVMVMRTFFKELPVELEESAVLDGASDARVAFSIMFPLSKASFATIGLFYAVGYWNQWYSAMLYLNDSKMYPLQMALREIINTNAATAMDATKMAGKMMDSTPPSIVTKMTSIVVSIGPVLILYPFVQKYFVKGVMVGSLKG
- a CDS encoding peptidoglycan-binding protein; amino-acid sequence: MRRLTCILAAALLLMTPGIKGVAEDAVDAQIEAVLEVCVEELGYTATKGGFSKYGEWAGGAYKEWCSEFVSWSTEQAGERTGERLLDVLYPMQAECQTGVDWFIARGRYVTTTGTLKGYGEQWYWEDAVSTAERPYTPRRGDLIYIEWYKYNRIDHVGIVEYLSKDVDGTILVHTIEGNNKILGPSPTNVQRYTYRLDDASIRGYGITRDGIVGTTLKKGNESEGVAALQGWLADAGYFKGEQSGKFGAGTEEAVKAFQADAGLSRTGVADAATQRALRDAAGA
- a CDS encoding putative ABC transporter permease; the protein is MTYHWTQWLLFFYLYCFIGWCFESTVVSVSQRKPVNRGFMKGPFLPIYGSGAIMILLFTLPVRTNYVLVFLLGMLAATILEYVTGACMERLFKVRYWDYSHKRFNLHGYICLTSSLAWGALSVALVAFLQTWLERFVFYLSDDMAGALVFVVSVIFVYDFVTSFRSAYNLRKLIEQSELLRREAEAIRARVASFEQAADQARQELRERTEDVLDDISARAAALQDMPEEIRSELRERYAACRETIERLRAQSGQDLKKLIRRNPSATSVNYRQALADTIERIKSVDEREIERLEREQNRFAQGINFYKLFWIFFLGCFLGVVIETLFCLLTRGHYENRVGVIWGPFNPVYGFGCVALTLGLYFLRFHRDLHILFFGAVIGSVVEYICSWGQEMVFGSTSWDYSAMPYNVNGRICLLYAFFWGVLACYWIKNIFPLLNGWIFSIPDKIGKPLTWVVCALLCADMALSAWAVLRWTLRDAGQPPRNFVESFFDARFGDERMKVIFPNMTFKAE
- a CDS encoding ABC transporter permease subunit, which gives rise to MEDIIKKQKRVCLNEARRHWQVYLMMVPGIIILIIFSYLPMLGLTMCFNDFNPILGLRGFWESDWVGLKWFTKFVNSFYFERVMRNTLLMSIAKLLAGFWVPIAFALLLNEERNARIQKVVQTVSYMPHFLSWIVIIALMNALFSPSEGLINNIRTSINLQPIYYMGEEKYFYPMILGSSIWSDFGWSSIIYLAAISGIDQQMYEAAIIDGCSRLKQAWYITLPSIRPLIVMLLLLQIGGLMGSNFDQVFNYIGSNSSLYAIGDVIDTYVYRVGLTEFQLSYGAAVGLFRSVIALILLLSANWFTKRIGDDGLF